A stretch of DNA from Shewanella sediminis HAW-EB3:
TCGTTCCCGGGATCTCTGGGCAATGTTATCTCTGGTCGTATCGCTAACCGTTTCGATTTTGGTGGCATGAACTGTGTCGTCGATGCAGCCTGTGCAGGTTCCCTCGCCGCAATGCGTATGGCACTGACAGAGCTGACAGAAGGCCGCTCTGAGATGATGATCACCGGTGGTGTCTGTACCGATAACTCACCGTCTATGTACATGAGCTTTTCGAAGACGCCCGCATTTACTACTAACGAAACCATTCAGCCATTCGACATCGACTCGAAAGGCATGATGATCGGTGAAGGTATCGGCATGGTAGCGCTAAAGCGCCTCGAAGATGCCGAGCGCGATGGTGACCGAATCTACTCGGTAATTAAAGGTGTCGGTTCATCATCAGATGGCAAGTTTAAATCTATCTATGCACCACGCCCGGAAGGTCAGGCTAAAGCCCTAAGACGCGCCTATGACGATGCAGGTTTCGAGCCTCATACTCTGGGTCTTATCGAAGCTCACGGTACAGGTACCGCAGCGGGTGATGCAGCTGAATTTGCAGGCCTTTGCTCAGTTTTTGCCGATGGCAACGACACTAAGCAACACATTGCATTGGGTTCTGTTAAATCTCAAATTGGTCACACTAAGTCAACTGCAGGTACTGCAGGTTTGATTAAGGCTGCCCTTGCACTGCATCATAAAGTGTTGCCGGCAACGATTAACATCAGCCAGCCAAGCCCTAAGCTTGAAATTGAAAAATCACCATTTTACCTAAACACTGAGACACGCCCTTGGCTGCCACGTGTTGACGGCACGCCTCGCCGTGCAGGTATCAGCTCATTTGGTTTCGGTGGTACTAACTTCCACTTCGTACTGGAAGAGTACAACAAAGAGCACAGCCGCACAGATGCTGAGAAAGCGAAATACCGTCAGCGTCAAGTTGCCCAAAGCTTCCTGGTGAGCGCAGCATCAAAAGATGCGCTAATTACAGAGCTAAACGCACTCGCGACAGCGGCTGCAAGCAGCGAGTTCATCATTGCTAACGCAGCGAAAGACTACAGCCTACGAGAACTTGATTCAAAATCTGCGCGTATCGGCTTAGTGGCTAACACTAGCGAAGAGCTGGCGACACAGATCAAACAAGCAATTGCAAAACTAACCAGCAGCACCGACGATGCTTGGCAACAACCTGGTGGCACTAGCTACCGAGCTAATGCTATTGAAGGAAAGGTTGCCGCACTATTTGCTGGCCAAGGTTCACAGTACCTCAACATGGGTCGCGATCTTGCCTGTTACTACCCAGAGATGCGTCAGCAGTTTGTAGCCGCTGATAAAGTCTTTGCTGAAAATGACAAGACCCCGCTTTCACAGACGCTTTATCCAAAGCCTGTTTTCAACAGAGATGATGTTAAAGCACAAGAAGCGGTACTGACTAACACTGCCAATGCACAAAGTGCTATCGGCGCCATCTCTATGGGCCAATATGAGCTGTTCACCGCCGCTGGGTTTAATGCCGATATGGTTGCAGGTCACAGCTTTGGTGAACTGAGTGCCCTTTGTGCATCTGGCGCAATTTCAACTGAAGACTACTACAAACTAGCGTTTGCCCGTGGCGATGCCATGGCGACGAAAGCGCCAGCTAAAGATGGCGTAGAAGCCGATGCCGGTGCCATGTTCGCTATCATCACCAAAGACGCTAAAGATCTTGAAGCTGTTGAAGCGACTATCGCTAAGTTCGATGGCGTAAAAGTAGCTAACTACAATGCACCGACTCAGTCTGTCATTGCGGGTCCTACAGCCTCTACTGCTGATGCAGCTAAAGCACTCAGCGAGCTTGGTTACAAGGCAATCAACCTGCCGGTATCAGGTGCCTTCCACACAGAACTGGTTGGTCACGCTCAAGCACCATTTGCTAAAGCGATTGATGCCGCTAAATTCACTAAGCCAAGCCGCGCGCTGTATTCAAACGCAACGGGCGAGCTTTACGATAACACCGCCGCTAAGATTAAGGCTTCGTTCAAGAAGCATATGCTTCAATCGGTACGCTTTACCGCTGAACTTGAAGCTATGTATGACGCTGGAGCACGTGTTTTTGTTGAGTTTGGTCCTAAGAACATACTCCAAAAGCTGGTTCAGGGAACACTTGCTGATAAGGCTGGCCCAAATAAAACGGGAATAGTCGCCATCTCTATCAACCCAAGCCCTAAAGGTGATAGCGACCTACAGCTTAAGCAAGCTGCGATACAGCTAGCGGTTGCCGGTATCAAGCTCGATAATATCGACCCATACCAAGCCGATATCGCCGCCCCAGAGAAGAAGTCGCCAATGAGCATCTCGCTTAACGCCGTAAACCATATCAGCAAGGCCACTCGCGCTAAGATGGCCAAATCTCTCGAAACTGGCACAGTCACCAGCTCTACTATCGTAGAAGAAAAGGTCATTGAGAAAGTAGTTGAAGTAGAGAAAGTGGTAGAAGTTGAGAAGATCGTAGAAGTTGAAAAAGTTGTCGAAAGAATTGTAGAAGTCCCAACAGTTATAGAGAGTCAAGTAGTGTCTCAAAACGCACCTGTTTTAAATAAAGAGCCATCAGCGGTTCTTAGCAATAAGCCATCAGCGGCTGTTAGCAATGACGCGCTAACTAATTTCTTTGCAGCGCAGCAGCAAGCAGCAGAACTTCATCAGCAGTTCCTGGAGATCCCGCAGCAATACGGTGAGACCTTCACGACCTTAATGACTGAACAAACCAAGTTAGCTGGAAACGGCATCGCAATACCAGAAAGCCTACAACGCTCTATGGAGCAGTTCCACCAGCTTCAGGCACAGACACTACAGAGCCACACTCAGTTCCTTGAGATGCAAGCCGGCAGCAACACTGCAGCGCTAAGTATGCTAACGGGCACTCCAACTCAAATACTCTCTCAGCCACAAGCTAAAACAGTTAAACCAGTAGCCCCAGTACAAACAGCTATTGCTCAGCCTGCACCAGTTCAAGTTGCTGCTCCAGCACCTGTTGCACAGGTTCAAGTGGCTCCAGTTCAAGTGGCTAAGCCAGTACAGACCGTTAGCCATCAAGCAGCTCCAGCTCCAGTACAAGTAACTCCAGTTGCTGTAGCTCCTGCAGCTCAAGCAGAAACAGCCCTGAGCGCGACTCTTTCTTCAGAGACAGCCCTGAGCGCACAAAGAGTTCAAGCAACCATGCTTGAAGTGGTTGCCGAGAAAACCGGTTACCCAACAGAGATGCTAGAGCTTGAGATGGATATGGAAGCCGATCTTGGTATCGACTCTATCAAGCGTGTTGAAATTCTAGGAACAGTTCAAGATGAGCTGCCAGGCCTGCCTGAGCTAAGCCCTGAAGATCTAGCCGAGTGTAGAACACTGGGCGAAATCGTTTCGTACATGAATAGCAAGTTGCCTAATACAAGTGCCGCCGCAACTCCTGTTGCTACTGCCGCTTCTGCTGAGACAGCCTTGAGCGCGCAAACAGCCCTGAGCGCACAAAGAGTTCAAGCAACCATGATGTCAGTGGTCGCCGAGAAAACAGGCTACCCTACTGAGATGTTAGAGCTTGAGATGGATATGGAGGCGGACCTTGGTATCGACTCTATTAAGCGTGTTGAAATTTTAGGAACCGTTCAAGATGAGCTTCCAGGCCTGCCTGAGCTAAGCCCGGAAGATCTAGCCGAGTGTCGTACACTGGGTGAAATCGTTGCTTATATGAATAGTAAACTTCCTTCAGGAAGTTCAACTGCTCAAGCAACAAGCGCCGCAGGCTCTTTACCTTCACAAGCCGCTGAAGGCTCACTCTCTACTGGTCTTAGCGCAGAGAAAGTTCAAAGCACCATGATGTCAGTGGTAGCCGAGAAAACCGGTTACCCAACTGAGATGCTAGAGCTTGAGATGGATATGGAGGCTGACCTTGGTATCGATTCTATCAAGCGCGTTGAGATCTTGGGTACGGTTCAAGATGAGCTTCCAGGTCTTCCTGAGCTAAACCCTGAAGATCTAGCCGAGTGTCGTACACTGGGTGAAATCGTTGCTTATATGAATAGTAAACTTCCTTCAGGAAGTTCAACTGCTCAAGCAACAAGCGCCGCAGGCTCTTTACCTTCACAAGCCGCTGAAGGCTCACTCTCTACTGGTCTTAGCGCAGAGAAAGTTCAAAGCACCATGATGTCAGTGGTAGCCGAGAAAACTGGCTACCCAACTGAGATGCTAGAACTTAGCATGGATATGGAAGCTGACCTTGGTATCGACTCTATCAAGCGTGTTGAAATTCTAGGAACCGTTCAAGATGAGCTTCCAGGCCTGCCTGAGCTAAACCCTGAAGACTTGGCTGAGTGTCGTACACTGGGTGAAATCGTTACCTACATGAACTCTCAACTGGCTGAGGGCTCTAAGCTTCCAGCTGAAGGGACTAATACAAGTGCCGCTGCAGCTCCTGTTGCTACTGCCGCTTCTGCTGAGACAGCCTTGAGCGCGCAAACAGCCTTGAGCTCAACTCTTTCTGCCGAGAAGGTCCAAGTGACTATGATGTCAGTGGTTGCCGATAAGACGGGTTACCCAACTGAGATGCTAGAACTTAGCATGGATATGGAAGCAGACCTTGGTATCGACTCTATCAAGCGTGTAGAAATCCTGGGTACGGTTCAAGATGAGCTTCCAGGCCTTCCAGAGCTAAACCCTGAAGATCTTGCTGAGTGTCGTACACTGGGTGAAATCGTTTCGTACATGAACTCTAAACTTCCTGCGACGAATAGCGCTGCGGCGGCTCCTAATATTAGTGCCGCTGAGGGCTCGATCTCTGCAACTCTTTCTGCAGAAAAAGTTCAAGGCACCATGATGTCAGTGGTTGCCGAGAAGACCGGTTACCCAACAGAGATGCTAGAACTTAGCATGGATATGGAAGCAGACCTTGGTATCGACTCTATCAAACGTGTTGAAATTCTGGGTACTGTTCAAGATGAGCTTCCAGGCCTTCCTGAGCTAAACCCAGAAGATCTTGCCGAGTGTCGTACACTGGGCGAAATCGTGAGCTATATGAACAGCAAACTGACTAATGCAGGTGCCGCAGCTGGCGCTGCTGTATCTGGTGCCGTTAAGTCAGTAGCAGACACAATTACCTCTTCTCTTGAGCTTCCTCCTCACAGCGAGGTAGCGCTAAAAAAGCTTAATGCGGCGGATCAAATCAATGACTGTTTCGCCGCAGACGCAACCCTAGTGATCACCGATGATGGTCATAACGCAGGCGTATTAGCAGAGAAACTAACAAAGCAAGGCCTTAAAGTAGCCGTAGTACGTCTACCTAAGGGCGCAGCTCAATCACCGCTAAGCAGTGATGTAGCAAGCTTCCAAGCCGACAACCTTGATGAGTCAGGTATCAATGGTGTTATTGCTCAAATCGAGCAGCAACTGGGCCATATTGGTGGATTTATTCACCTGCAACCTGATGCTGATACCAGCAACGTCAGTGATGCCGTTAACCTAAGCAATGACAGCTTCACTCACGTTAGCCAAGCGTTCCTTTGGGCGAAGCTGCTACAGCCAAAACTTACAACTGCAAGTGAAAAGCGCCGCAGCTTTATCACCGTCAGTCGTATCGATGGTGGTTTTGGTTACTTAGACACTAAGCAGCTACAAGATGCTGAGCTAAACCAAGCAGCACTTGCGGGTTTAACTAAGACACTGAGCCATGAGTGGCCAACTGTCTTCTGCCGCGCTCTGGATATTGCTACAAACTTAGATGCAACCCACCTTGCTGATGCAGTCACTAACGAGTTGTTCGATAGTAATGCACAATTGCCAGAGGTCGGTTTATCACTCGATGCTAAGGGTAACGTTTCACGTACTACCTTAATAGCAGGCGAAGCGAGCAGTAAACATGCGGCATCATCACTTGATAGTGCAGATAAAATACTGGTGACCGGGGGAGCGAAAGGGGTAACCTTCGAATGTGCCCTTGCAGTGGCCAAGCGTACAAAGTCTCACTTTATCCTTGCAGGCCGTAGCGAGCTACTCGCTATCCCAACATGGGCTGAAAACAAACAGATTAGCGAGCTAAAACCCGCAGCGATTGCGCATATTATCTCTACAGGTAATAAGCCGACCCCTAAGCAGGTTGAATCATTAGTCTGGACTGTTAAGAGTTCTATCGAGATCAATACAGCCCTTGAAGCATTTGCCCAAGTTGGCGCAAGTGCTGAGTATGTCAGCATGGATGTGACCGATACAGCCGCTATCACAGCAGCATTAAAAGGTCGCTCACATGAGATCACTGGCCTTATCCACGGTGCAGGCGTACTTGCCGATAAGCATATTCAAGATAAGACAGTTGAAGAGTTAGGTCGCGTGTACGGCACTAAGGTTAATGGTCTTAAAGCCCTGCTTGCAGCACTTGATTCAAGCAAGGTGAAACTACTGGCGATGTTCTCATCTGCTGCTGGTTTCTACGGCAACACAGGTCAGAGCGATTATGCTATGTCGAACGACATCCTAAACAAGGCGGCGCTGCAGTTCACTGCCCGTAATCCACAGGCTAAGGTGATGAGCTTTAACTGGGGTCCTTGGGATGGCGGTATGGTTACCGACGCACTTAAGAAAATGTTTACCGACCGCGGCGTGTACGTTATCCCGTTAAAGGCAGGGGCTGAGCTATTTGCTACGCAACTACTGAGCGAGACAGGCGTACAGCTGCTTATCGGGACTTCGATGCAAGGTGGCGACGACAATAGTAAAAACGCTGAAGGCTCTGCTACAGGAAACGCTTCTGTAAAAAAGCTTAATGCGGGTGAGGTGCACAACGCACTGATCCCGCAGGGTCTTGCGACCAAGGGCCCGCTAGCACCTGTCTCTTTGATTAGAGCCTTAAACCCTAATGCGATGGTCTTTATCCAAGACCACCGCATTAGCGGTAACCCTGTGCTCCCCACTGTCTGTGCAATTCAGTGGATGCGCGAGGCGGCGAGCGAGATGCTTGGCACTCAAGTTAAAGTCCTCGACTACAAGCTGCTCAAGGGGATCATCTTCGACAGCAGTGATGTTCAAGAGATGACGCTGGAGTTGACGCCTAGTGGTAACGACCAAATGAATGCTTTAATCAGCAGTCAAGGTCGCCCGCAGTATAAAGCGACTTTAGTCAGTGCTGAGGGTGACGTTGATGCAG
This window harbors:
- a CDS encoding type I polyketide synthase, whose translation is MSQTSKPSKKPLASDKKTVKVDKSSAKTAEPQQDSQADSRLNKRLKDMPIAIVGMASIFANSRYLNKFWDLISEKIDAITELPSTHWQPEEYYDANKSTPDKSYCKRGGFLPGVDFNPMEFGLPPNILELTDSSQLLSLIVAKEVLADAHLPEGYDRDKIGITLGVGGGQKISHSLTARLQYPVLKKVFANSGISDEDSAMLIKKFQDQYVHWEENSFPGSLGNVISGRIANRFDFGGMNCVVDAACAGSLAAMRMALTELTEGRSEMMITGGVCTDNSPSMYMSFSKTPAFTTNETIQPFDIDSKGMMIGEGIGMVALKRLEDAERDGDRIYSVIKGVGSSSDGKFKSIYAPRPEGQAKALRRAYDDAGFEPHTLGLIEAHGTGTAAGDAAEFAGLCSVFADGNDTKQHIALGSVKSQIGHTKSTAGTAGLIKAALALHHKVLPATINISQPSPKLEIEKSPFYLNTETRPWLPRVDGTPRRAGISSFGFGGTNFHFVLEEYNKEHSRTDAEKAKYRQRQVAQSFLVSAASKDALITELNALATAAASSEFIIANAAKDYSLRELDSKSARIGLVANTSEELATQIKQAIAKLTSSTDDAWQQPGGTSYRANAIEGKVAALFAGQGSQYLNMGRDLACYYPEMRQQFVAADKVFAENDKTPLSQTLYPKPVFNRDDVKAQEAVLTNTANAQSAIGAISMGQYELFTAAGFNADMVAGHSFGELSALCASGAISTEDYYKLAFARGDAMATKAPAKDGVEADAGAMFAIITKDAKDLEAVEATIAKFDGVKVANYNAPTQSVIAGPTASTADAAKALSELGYKAINLPVSGAFHTELVGHAQAPFAKAIDAAKFTKPSRALYSNATGELYDNTAAKIKASFKKHMLQSVRFTAELEAMYDAGARVFVEFGPKNILQKLVQGTLADKAGPNKTGIVAISINPSPKGDSDLQLKQAAIQLAVAGIKLDNIDPYQADIAAPEKKSPMSISLNAVNHISKATRAKMAKSLETGTVTSSTIVEEKVIEKVVEVEKVVEVEKIVEVEKVVERIVEVPTVIESQVVSQNAPVLNKEPSAVLSNKPSAAVSNDALTNFFAAQQQAAELHQQFLEIPQQYGETFTTLMTEQTKLAGNGIAIPESLQRSMEQFHQLQAQTLQSHTQFLEMQAGSNTAALSMLTGTPTQILSQPQAKTVKPVAPVQTAIAQPAPVQVAAPAPVAQVQVAPVQVAKPVQTVSHQAAPAPVQVTPVAVAPAAQAETALSATLSSETALSAQRVQATMLEVVAEKTGYPTEMLELEMDMEADLGIDSIKRVEILGTVQDELPGLPELSPEDLAECRTLGEIVSYMNSKLPNTSAAATPVATAASAETALSAQTALSAQRVQATMMSVVAEKTGYPTEMLELEMDMEADLGIDSIKRVEILGTVQDELPGLPELSPEDLAECRTLGEIVAYMNSKLPSGSSTAQATSAAGSLPSQAAEGSLSTGLSAEKVQSTMMSVVAEKTGYPTEMLELEMDMEADLGIDSIKRVEILGTVQDELPGLPELNPEDLAECRTLGEIVAYMNSKLPSGSSTAQATSAAGSLPSQAAEGSLSTGLSAEKVQSTMMSVVAEKTGYPTEMLELSMDMEADLGIDSIKRVEILGTVQDELPGLPELNPEDLAECRTLGEIVTYMNSQLAEGSKLPAEGTNTSAAAAPVATAASAETALSAQTALSSTLSAEKVQVTMMSVVADKTGYPTEMLELSMDMEADLGIDSIKRVEILGTVQDELPGLPELNPEDLAECRTLGEIVSYMNSKLPATNSAAAAPNISAAEGSISATLSAEKVQGTMMSVVAEKTGYPTEMLELSMDMEADLGIDSIKRVEILGTVQDELPGLPELNPEDLAECRTLGEIVSYMNSKLTNAGAAAGAAVSGAVKSVADTITSSLELPPHSEVALKKLNAADQINDCFAADATLVITDDGHNAGVLAEKLTKQGLKVAVVRLPKGAAQSPLSSDVASFQADNLDESGINGVIAQIEQQLGHIGGFIHLQPDADTSNVSDAVNLSNDSFTHVSQAFLWAKLLQPKLTTASEKRRSFITVSRIDGGFGYLDTKQLQDAELNQAALAGLTKTLSHEWPTVFCRALDIATNLDATHLADAVTNELFDSNAQLPEVGLSLDAKGNVSRTTLIAGEASSKHAASSLDSADKILVTGGAKGVTFECALAVAKRTKSHFILAGRSELLAIPTWAENKQISELKPAAIAHIISTGNKPTPKQVESLVWTVKSSIEINTALEAFAQVGASAEYVSMDVTDTAAITAALKGRSHEITGLIHGAGVLADKHIQDKTVEELGRVYGTKVNGLKALLAALDSSKVKLLAMFSSAAGFYGNTGQSDYAMSNDILNKAALQFTARNPQAKVMSFNWGPWDGGMVTDALKKMFTDRGVYVIPLKAGAELFATQLLSETGVQLLIGTSMQGGDDNSKNAEGSATGNASVKKLNAGEVHNALIPQGLATKGPLAPVSLIRALNPNAMVFIQDHRISGNPVLPTVCAIQWMREAASEMLGTQVKVLDYKLLKGIIFDSSDVQEMTLELTPSGNDQMNALISSQGRPQYKATLVSAEGDVDAASKSFTELGEAVTDAAELYSNGTLFHGPRLQGIKQVFKFDNKGLLASCQLPRVSDSDCGQFVATQHIGGSQPFAEDLLLQAMLVWARLKYGAASLPSAIGEFISNKPLAFGDKAVLELEVIKTSARSLEANVALYHENGELSAMMKGAKVTISKNLNSAFLNESAKGEQA